A single window of Gavia stellata isolate bGavSte3 chromosome 16, bGavSte3.hap2, whole genome shotgun sequence DNA harbors:
- the CAMLG gene encoding guided entry of tail-anchored proteins factor CAMLG has product MEDGGGAGAAPAPPGAPAGLSASQRRAELRRRKLLMNSEERINRIMGFHRPAAGKDNESHTESKLQYEQDKSNSLPIPSVSKRIVLGDSVCNIAGTADHAGSMVDLKGDKDLFSKTPELVNEGTSELHHRNRGELPSEAAPRPPRHGLDQYLSRFDEALKLRNQLMNEKPSQENGNAVEEFDSFRIFRLVGCALLAIAVRAFVCKYLSIFAPFLTLQLAYMGLSKYFPKCEKKVKTTVLTAALLLSGIPAEVISRSMDTYSKMGDVFTDLCVYFFTFIFCHELTMFFGSEVP; this is encoded by the exons ATGGAGGACGGCGGTGGGGCGGGAGCGGCGCCCGCGCCCCCGGGGGCCCCCGCCGGTCTCTCGGCCTCCCAGCGCCGAGCCGAGCTGCGGCGGAGAAAGCTGCTGATGAACTCGGAGGAGCGGATCAACCGCATCATGGGCTTCCACCGGCCCGCAGCGGGCAAGG ATAATGAAAGTCACACAGAATCAAAACTTCAGTACGAACAGGATAAATCAAACTCCCTTCCCATTCCTTCAGTTTCGAAGCGAATTGTGCTTGGTGATTCTGTCTGTAATATTGCAGGCACGGCTGACCATGCAGGCAGCATGGTAGACCTCAAAGGGGATAAGGACTTGTTCAGTAAAACTCCAGAGCTTGTCAATGAGGGTACAAGTGAACTCCATCACCGTAATAGAGGGGAACTGCCATCTGAAGCTGCACCGCGGCCACCTAGACATGGATTAGACCAGTACTTATCCAGATTTGATGAAGCTCTGAAGCTGAGGAACCAGCTGATGAATGAGAAGCCAAGCCAAGAGAATGGGAATGCAGTGGAGGAGTTTGACTCTTTCCGCATTTTTAGATTGGTGGGATGTGCTCTGCTTGCCATTGCAGTCAGGGCTTTTGTGTGCAAGTACTTG TCAATATTTGCACCATTTCTTACTCTACAACTTGCTTACATGGGACTGTCCAAGTACTTTCcaaag tgtgAGAAGAAGGTGAAAACGACAGTATTAACCGCTGCTCTTTTACTGTCTGGAATCCCTGCAGAAGTGATTAGTCGCTCCATGGACACCTACAGCAAAATGGGAGATGTTTTCACAGACCTTTGTGtctatttctttacttttattttttgccatgAACTTACTATGTTCTTTGGTTCTGAAGTACCGTGA